The Sandaracinobacteroides saxicola nucleotide sequence AAGATTTCCAGGTCCTGCCCGCCGGCGTGGAGGACTTTCAGCAGCGACTCGTCGGTGAGGAGGGCGAGGAAGGGGGCGAGGTCGAGGCCGGGGGCGAGCGGGTCGACGGCGAAGGCCTCCGTCGGGCTGGCCAGCTGGATCAGGCAAAGCTGTGGATAATAAGTGCTTTCGCGCATGAATTCGGTGTCGATGCAGAGGAAGTCCGCGCGGGCGAGGCGGGCGCAGTGCGCGGCGAGGGTGGCGGTATCGGCAACCAGCGGATGAATTTCCATCGCGCGGCCATAGCGGGAAGGTGGCGACTTGACAAAAAGCGTTTTGGGCGCCCCAAGCGCGCGCCATGACCGAGACCGCACTTCACCCCTATCGCACCCATCATTGCGCCGCGCTGCGCGTTTCCGACGTGGGCACGCCGGTGCGCCTGTCGGGCTGGATCCACCGCAAGCGCGACCATGGCGGCGTGCTGTTCGTGGATTTGCGCGACCATCACGGGCTGACGCAGCTGGTGGTGGGGCCGTCCTCGCCCGCGTTCGCGGTGCTGGAGCGGCTGCGGGTGGAATCGGTGGTGACGGTGGATGGCGAGGTGGTGGCGCGCGAGGCCGGCACGGTGAACGCCAACCTGCCGACGGGCGCGATCGAGGTGCGGGCGCGCGGCGTCAGCGTGCAATCGGAAGCCGCGGAACTGCCGCTGCCGGTGGCGGGCGAGGCGGAGTATCCGGAGGAGATCCGGCTGAAATACCGCTTCCTGGATTTGCGGCGGGAGCGGCTGCATCGCAACATCATGCTGCGGTCCGGCGTGATCGCCTCGCTGCGGCGGCGGATGATCGAGCAGGGCTTCACCGAGTTCCAGACGCCGATCCTGACCGCCAGCAGCCCGGAGGGCGCGCGCGACTATCTGGTGCCGAGCCGAGTGCATCCGGGCAAATTCTATGCGCTGCCGCAGGCGCCGCAGATGTTCAAGCAACTGCTGATGGTGGCCGGCTTCGACCGTTATTTCCAGATCGCGCCCTGTTTCCGCGACGAGGATGCACGGGCGGATCGCTCACCGGGCGAATTCTATCAGCTCGATTTCGAGATGAGCTTCGTGACGCAGGACGATGTGTTCGCCGCGATCGAGCCTGTGCTGGCGGGCGTGTTCGAGGAGTTTGCCGGGTTCGCCAGGGAGGCGCCCTGGGGGGTGACGAAGCCGCCGTTCCCGCGCATTCCCTTCGCCGAATCCATGCTTCGCTATGGCAATGACAAGCCGGATTTGCGCAATCCGCTGATCATCAGTGATGTCTCCGCGCATTTTGCGCAGTCCGGCTTTGGGCTGTTCGAGCGCATCGTGGCCGGCGGCGGCGTGGTGCGGGCGATCCCGGCACCCGGCACGGCGGCGATGAGCCGCAAATTCTTCGACGACATGAACGAATGGGCGCGGGGCGAGGGGCATGCGGGCCTTGGCTATGTGACGCGCAAGGGCGGCGAATTTGGCGGGCCGATTGCCAAGAACCATGGTGAGGCCGGAATGGTGGCGCTGTATGACGCGCTGGGACTGGGCCCGGATGATGGCTGTTTCTTCGCGGCGGGCAAGGAAGCGGCGGCGGCGAAGCTGGCGGGCCACGCGAGGACGCGGGTGGGCGAGCAGCTGGGACTGATCGCGCAGGGCGAGTTTCGCTTTTGCTGGATCGTCGATTTTCCGATGTTCGAATATGATGAGGAGGCGAAGAAGATCGACTTCAGCCACAATCCGTTCAGCATGCCGCAGGGCGAGCTGGCGGCGCTGGAGAATGAGGATCCGCTGAGCATCAAGGCGTATCAGTATGACATCGTCTGCAACGGCGTGGAGCTGTCGAGCGGCGCGATCCGGAATCACCGCCCGGAGATCATGTACAAGGCGTTCGAGATCGCCGGCTATACGCGCGATCAGGTGGACGCCAATTTCAGCGGCATGATCAACGCCTTCAAATATGGCGCACCGCCGCACGGCGGCAGCGCGCCCGGCGTGGACCGGATCGTGATGCTGCTGGCGGATGAGCCGAACATCCGCGAGGTGGTGCTGTTCCCGATGAACCAGAAGGCCGAGGACCTGATGATGAACGCCCCGGCACCGGTGAGCGACAGGCAGCTGCGCGATCTGAGCATCCGGCTGAACCTGCCGGCGAAGGGGTGAGAATTGGCCGGCGACCTGCCGAAACTTAACATGTGTTAACGATGTTTACAGCAAGACATTGGGCATGCTGATAGTTCGCCGGTCAAATCCTTGAAAAAAGGGTCATGCCGGGCCTGGCACGCAACCTGCATGGCGATGACTGGCCGTTCGTGCGGCGGTCGCCAACAGGAGAGTAGTGATGCGTAAGCTTTTGATGGCAGCCCTTCTTGCCGGTGTCGCCTCCGCGGCTTCGGCAACCGTCCTCATTCCCGGCACCGGC carries:
- the aspS gene encoding aspartate--tRNA ligase — protein: MTETALHPYRTHHCAALRVSDVGTPVRLSGWIHRKRDHGGVLFVDLRDHHGLTQLVVGPSSPAFAVLERLRVESVVTVDGEVVAREAGTVNANLPTGAIEVRARGVSVQSEAAELPLPVAGEAEYPEEIRLKYRFLDLRRERLHRNIMLRSGVIASLRRRMIEQGFTEFQTPILTASSPEGARDYLVPSRVHPGKFYALPQAPQMFKQLLMVAGFDRYFQIAPCFRDEDARADRSPGEFYQLDFEMSFVTQDDVFAAIEPVLAGVFEEFAGFAREAPWGVTKPPFPRIPFAESMLRYGNDKPDLRNPLIISDVSAHFAQSGFGLFERIVAGGGVVRAIPAPGTAAMSRKFFDDMNEWARGEGHAGLGYVTRKGGEFGGPIAKNHGEAGMVALYDALGLGPDDGCFFAAGKEAAAAKLAGHARTRVGEQLGLIAQGEFRFCWIVDFPMFEYDEEAKKIDFSHNPFSMPQGELAALENEDPLSIKAYQYDIVCNGVELSSGAIRNHRPEIMYKAFEIAGYTRDQVDANFSGMINAFKYGAPPHGGSAPGVDRIVMLLADEPNIREVVLFPMNQKAEDLMMNAPAPVSDRQLRDLSIRLNLPAKG